One region of Oculatellaceae cyanobacterium genomic DNA includes:
- a CDS encoding type II toxin-antitoxin system ParD family antitoxin, whose product MTQLKISLPEYLQQFIDQQVKQGGYSNTDEYIYHLILEEQKRNTQQQLEEMLIAGLDSGNPIEITDDWWKNKRAELAKKLPQS is encoded by the coding sequence ATGACCCAACTCAAAATTTCCTTACCAGAATACTTACAGCAATTTATTGACCAACAAGTTAAACAAGGCGGATACAGCAACACCGATGAATACATCTACCACCTAATTTTAGAGGAGCAAAAACGCAATACCCAGCAGCAGCTAGAAGAAATGTTAATTGCAGGTTTAGACAGCGGCAACCCAATTGAAATTACTGATGACTGGTGGAAAAACAAACGCGCAGAATTAGCTAAAAAACTGCCCCAGTCTTAA
- a CDS encoding ATP-binding protein has protein sequence MPSQKLAENSITRTEEANEKIKALEEQVATLEELLEVYQQTALAQAEQLEQALEQLQEHTQHLEHSEDALRVLKSMLLSMGDGVIVVDENGKFLLVNPRAEQIFPINIKEDTSTIQWTERYGLYLSDTSTPYPSEELPLVQAIQGETVEAAEMFVRNSQIPNGIWLSVNAKPLKDEHNAVQGGVAVFRDISKQKQSEAALREGEARSRQQAQKLEQTVQQLQKTQSQLIQTEKMSSLGQMVAGVAHEINNPVNFIHGNIKHVSDYIEDILSIINLYQNRYSDTDEEIAAAIEAVELDFLIEDLPNLLSSMKMGAERIRNIVLSMRNFSRMDEADFKEVNIHEGIDNTLLILNHRLKQGIEVIKKYGNLPLVECYPAQLNQVFMNILSNAIDALFEQKKQTNKQITISTEVIDNHQIQVRIGDNGFGIPEHIKDKLFDPFFTTKAVGKGTGLGLSICYEIMQKHQGNIVVSSEIGKGTEFIIAFPIKFS, from the coding sequence ATGCCTAGTCAAAAATTAGCGGAAAATAGCATCACTAGAACTGAGGAAGCAAATGAAAAAATTAAGGCTCTTGAAGAGCAAGTCGCAACTTTAGAGGAGTTGCTAGAAGTTTACCAACAAACGGCTCTTGCACAAGCAGAACAACTAGAGCAAGCTTTGGAGCAACTGCAAGAACATACGCAACACTTAGAGCATTCTGAAGATGCGTTGCGAGTTTTAAAATCTATGCTATTAAGCATGGGAGATGGGGTAATTGTAGTTGATGAAAATGGTAAGTTTTTGCTAGTTAACCCCAGGGCGGAGCAAATTTTTCCGATAAATATCAAAGAAGATACATCGACTATCCAGTGGACAGAACGCTACGGCTTATATTTATCTGATACCTCAACACCATATCCCAGTGAGGAACTTCCTTTGGTGCAAGCTATACAGGGAGAAACTGTGGAAGCAGCAGAAATGTTTGTCAGAAACTCACAAATACCAAATGGAATATGGCTAAGTGTTAACGCTAAACCGCTAAAAGATGAGCATAATGCTGTGCAAGGTGGCGTTGCTGTTTTCCGTGACATTAGTAAGCAAAAACAATCAGAAGCAGCATTACGAGAAGGCGAAGCGCGATCGCGACAACAAGCACAGAAGTTAGAACAAACTGTGCAGCAACTCCAAAAAACCCAATCTCAATTAATTCAAACAGAAAAAATGTCTAGCTTGGGTCAGATGGTGGCGGGAGTAGCGCACGAAATTAACAACCCTGTCAATTTCATCCACGGGAACATTAAACACGTTAGTGATTATATTGAAGATATACTGAGTATAATTAATCTTTACCAGAATCGCTATTCTGACACTGACGAAGAAATTGCTGCAGCAATAGAAGCAGTTGAATTAGACTTCTTAATTGAGGATTTGCCAAACCTATTGTCTTCAATGAAAATGGGAGCAGAGCGAATTCGGAATATTGTTCTATCTATGCGAAATTTTTCTCGTATGGATGAAGCTGATTTTAAAGAAGTTAATATTCATGAAGGAATTGACAATACTTTATTGATTTTAAATCACCGCCTCAAGCAAGGAATTGAAGTAATCAAAAAATATGGCAACTTACCTTTAGTGGAATGTTATCCAGCGCAATTAAATCAAGTATTTATGAATATCCTTTCAAATGCAATTGATGCGCTGTTTGAGCAGAAAAAACAAACTAATAAACAAATTACTATTTCTACAGAAGTTATTGACAACCATCAAATTCAAGTGCGAATTGGCGACAACGGTTTTGGTATACCTGAGCATATCAAAGATAAGTTGTTCGATCCATTTTTTACAACTAAGGCTGTAGGTAAAGGTACTGGTTTAGGGTTAAGTATATGTTACGAAATTATGCAAAAACATCAAGGCAACATTGTAGTAAGTTCTGAGATAGGTAAAGGAACAGAATTTATAATTGCTTTTCCAATTAAATTCTCTTGA
- a CDS encoding N-acetyltransferase, whose translation MNLEFSFFTPNQPNLVQPSNFAASDFVIRDVNPEDLDSIAEILADSFHSRTGIMQWIYPVLRLGIYEDLRTRLRSKSPNQIGLVAVIPTLKDASGSECVAGTIEMGMRSCFARRSPQSLYISNLAVSKTFRRQGVADKLLQACELKALEWGFKQLDLHVLDNNYPARQLYKKNGYKLQENEHDWISQFMNQPQKLLLRKDLVN comes from the coding sequence GTGAACCTGGAATTTTCTTTTTTTACACCGAATCAACCTAATCTAGTGCAGCCATCTAATTTTGCCGCTTCTGATTTCGTCATTCGTGATGTTAATCCAGAAGATCTAGATAGCATTGCTGAAATACTAGCTGATAGTTTTCACTCGCGCACGGGAATCATGCAATGGATATATCCTGTATTGCGGCTGGGAATTTATGAGGACTTACGTACTCGTCTTCGCTCTAAGTCGCCAAATCAAATTGGTTTAGTTGCGGTTATTCCTACTCTTAAAGATGCTAGTGGCAGTGAGTGTGTTGCTGGGACAATAGAAATGGGGATGCGTTCTTGCTTTGCGCGGCGTAGCCCTCAGTCACTTTATATATCGAATTTGGCTGTTAGCAAAACATTCCGACGGCAAGGAGTAGCAGATAAGTTGCTACAAGCTTGTGAACTAAAAGCTTTAGAATGGGGTTTTAAACAGCTTGATTTGCACGTTTTAGATAATAATTATCCTGCTCGACAGTTATATAAAAAAAATGGCTATAAATTACAAGAAAATGAGCATGATTGGATATCACAATTTATGAATCAGCCTCAAAAATTGTTGTTACGCAAAGATCTTGTGAATTAA
- a CDS encoding PspA/IM30 family protein — MGLIDRILRVIRANINSLVSQTEDPEKILSQVVSEMQDDLIQLRQAVAGAIATQKRTERQSRQNQSTAEEWYRRAQLALQQNQEDLARLALTKRKSYQETAQALQAQLEQQSSIITRLKQDMRTLESKISEAKTKKDMYIARARSAETTQRLNEMLGNVTTGNTLGAMERMEEKVKQLEAQSEAIASLGTENLAKIDISPTHELTGQRGMNGSLDDELTSNQFNP, encoded by the coding sequence ATGGGATTGATTGACCGCATCCTCAGAGTAATTCGCGCTAACATCAACAGCTTGGTAAGTCAAACAGAAGATCCAGAAAAAATTCTGTCACAAGTTGTCTCAGAAATGCAGGATGATTTAATTCAACTGCGACAGGCGGTAGCTGGTGCGATCGCTACACAAAAACGTACTGAGCGACAATCTCGGCAAAATCAATCAACTGCTGAGGAATGGTATCGCCGCGCTCAACTAGCACTACAGCAGAATCAAGAAGATTTAGCGAGACTTGCTCTCACCAAACGCAAATCCTATCAAGAAACAGCACAAGCACTGCAAGCCCAATTAGAACAACAAAGTTCAATAATTACTAGGCTAAAGCAAGATATGCGGACGCTGGAAAGTAAAATTTCTGAGGCGAAAACCAAGAAAGATATGTACATTGCTAGGGCGCGATCTGCTGAAACTACTCAAAGGCTTAACGAAATGTTAGGAAATGTCACTACAGGCAATACTTTGGGTGCTATGGAGCGCATGGAAGAAAAAGTAAAACAGCTTGAGGCGCAGTCAGAAGCGATCGCTTCATTGGGAACTGAAAATTTAGCTAAAATCGACATAAGCCCCACGCATGAACTGACAGGGCAGCGCGGGATGAATGGCTCTCTTGATGACGAATTGACCTCTAACCAATTCAATCCGTAG
- a CDS encoding DMT family transporter, whose amino-acid sequence MGQLDNLPENSEALDSQATEALLRTMTQELENLKQNLIVQLNQDVERLQAEKNRLIQEIDGLQSQRQQQVEQQQQQLQQLSQNLASQLQEQLRQQLQQIADTSSSAMTSPVGANLLPGEYNDHAYRLLASLDSTLTTTFKTLQQDINSYQSALSQQLGQMHSLEQQGQVILETLVNRLNQQLQTAVTQSQLPPADTTVTSIQLPTAKPIPLEFPGAPLPLPQPPKKKFSELQLGFFLVLLSTVALSIHNVVVRIVGNPSQLLGLFPIGGVLKLDLGNSLLILWMRMLVVLPLMVLITKFLYPAVWRDLKNFFTAKDTRSILNVIGSGCFLFLSQVLIYIAIGDIGPGVAVTILFMYPIITVPLAWLLFGDRPTMLRFGVMLTISLGVVLAAYPSISSTSSMSGFGVGTAVGSGVAFAFYLILMQLGFQKLHPVPVSLVQFSTIFVLSSVSLILPLPFSVKVLPSNQQGLIIGGIILGVLTLLGYLLNNFGVRFLGAARASIIASTGPVLTAILAFVLIPGPKTALQTIQTVGILLVTLGVFALSFERMIVQRRAAKTAKA is encoded by the coding sequence ATGGGGCAACTGGACAATCTACCAGAAAATTCTGAGGCTTTGGATTCTCAAGCAACAGAAGCTCTACTTAGGACAATGACTCAGGAGCTTGAAAACCTGAAGCAAAATCTCATCGTCCAGTTGAATCAAGACGTTGAGAGGCTTCAAGCAGAAAAAAATCGCTTGATTCAAGAAATTGACGGACTGCAATCCCAGCGTCAGCAACAGGTTGAGCAACAACAGCAGCAACTTCAGCAGTTATCACAAAACTTAGCCAGCCAACTGCAAGAGCAGCTAAGGCAGCAACTTCAGCAGATAGCAGACACCTCCTCATCTGCTATGACTAGCCCTGTAGGTGCTAATCTGCTTCCTGGTGAATACAACGATCATGCCTACCGATTATTGGCATCCCTAGATTCCACTCTCACAACCACATTTAAGACACTACAACAAGACATCAATAGCTATCAAAGCGCCCTTTCTCAACAGCTTGGTCAAATGCACAGCTTAGAGCAACAAGGGCAGGTAATCCTAGAAACTTTAGTTAATCGTCTTAACCAACAACTACAAACAGCAGTTACTCAATCTCAACTGCCACCAGCCGATACAACGGTTACATCTATACAGCTACCCACAGCTAAACCAATTCCACTAGAGTTTCCAGGTGCGCCGCTACCACTACCACAACCGCCTAAAAAGAAGTTTTCAGAATTACAGTTAGGTTTCTTCCTAGTCTTACTGTCCACAGTTGCGCTGTCGATTCACAATGTAGTTGTCAGGATTGTAGGTAATCCCAGCCAACTGTTAGGTTTATTTCCCATAGGTGGAGTTCTCAAACTTGATCTTGGCAACTCGCTGTTAATTTTATGGATGCGGATGCTGGTAGTGTTACCGCTAATGGTGTTAATTACTAAATTTCTGTATCCGGCTGTGTGGAGAGACTTGAAAAATTTCTTTACCGCAAAAGATACTCGCTCAATTTTGAATGTAATTGGTAGTGGCTGCTTTTTGTTTTTATCGCAGGTGCTAATTTATATTGCAATTGGTGATATCGGGCCTGGGGTAGCTGTCACGATTTTGTTTATGTATCCGATTATTACAGTTCCTTTGGCATGGCTACTATTTGGCGATCGCCCCACCATGTTAAGATTCGGCGTAATGCTCACAATTTCCTTGGGTGTTGTGTTAGCAGCCTATCCCAGCATTTCCTCAACCAGTAGTATGTCGGGTTTTGGAGTTGGCACAGCGGTAGGTTCAGGCGTTGCCTTTGCTTTCTACCTAATTTTGATGCAACTTGGGTTTCAAAAATTGCATCCTGTGCCTGTTAGCTTGGTACAATTTTCCACCATTTTTGTATTGTCTAGCGTCAGCTTAATTCTGCCGTTACCATTTAGTGTTAAAGTTCTGCCCTCTAACCAGCAGGGTTTAATTATTGGTGGCATTATCTTAGGTGTCTTAACGCTATTAGGTTATTTATTAAACAACTTTGGCGTTCGGTTTCTGGGTGCAGCGCGAGCATCTATTATCGCCTCTACTGGCCCAGTTTTAACGGCAATTTTAGCTTTCGTGCTAATTCCAGGGCCGAAAACAGCTTTGCAAACTATACAAACAGTGGGAATTTTACTCGTGACACTTGGGGTATTTGCCCTGAGTTTTGAACGGATGATTGTTCAGCGTCGCGCCGCTAAAACAGCAAAAGCATAA
- a CDS encoding inorganic phosphate transporter encodes MLIFVVLLAFYLAWNLGANDVANSMGTSVGSKAVTLKQAIIIAGILEFTGAVLFGRAVSETLATGITNPSLFASEPKVLLLGMVSVLLACGLWLQIATSFGLPVSSSHGVVGAIAGFSAVYAGINAVDWSTIGRITIGWILTPIISGLIAALFYSVVKRWILDQPNPLFQLREWIPWLSTILLTVFGVIVLPTVTQPVQAFLTNQLGINIPNHDISLVVGAIAISALTIYSWRRLALATSSPLAVNGEKLEVGLSNPIEQQLGRFQVVSACFVAFAHGSNDVGNAIAPLAAIVYINRTGSVPLNDFNIPLWILILGGAGIVAGLAVWGKKVIATIGESIISLQPSSGFCAELATATTILVASRLGLPVSTSHALVGAVVGIGLLKDWKSISLQTVRSIALAWIITIPITASLGAIIFLSLRLLMESSQI; translated from the coding sequence ATGCTAATTTTTGTAGTATTACTGGCGTTTTATCTTGCTTGGAATTTAGGCGCAAACGATGTTGCTAACTCAATGGGTACTTCCGTTGGGTCAAAAGCTGTCACACTAAAACAAGCAATCATAATTGCTGGAATTTTAGAGTTTACAGGTGCAGTTTTATTCGGTCGTGCAGTATCGGAAACTTTAGCAACTGGAATAACTAACCCAAGTTTATTTGCATCAGAACCGAAAGTATTACTTTTGGGGATGGTTTCAGTTTTGCTTGCTTGTGGTTTGTGGTTACAAATTGCCACAAGTTTTGGTTTACCCGTTTCATCTTCTCATGGGGTTGTCGGTGCGATCGCAGGTTTCAGTGCAGTATATGCTGGTATTAATGCGGTTGATTGGTCAACAATTGGCAGAATAACTATAGGTTGGATACTTACACCCATAATTAGTGGTTTAATTGCTGCGTTATTTTATAGTGTTGTTAAACGTTGGATATTAGATCAACCAAATCCACTTTTCCAGCTACGCGAGTGGATACCTTGGCTAAGTACCATTTTATTAACTGTGTTTGGTGTGATAGTACTGCCAACAGTAACTCAACCAGTACAAGCTTTTCTGACAAATCAACTGGGTATTAATATTCCCAACCACGATATCTCATTAGTAGTGGGTGCGATCGCCATTTCTGCATTAACTATATATAGCTGGCGACGATTAGCACTGGCGACATCTTCTCCCCTCGCTGTTAACGGGGAGAAGTTGGAGGTGGGGTTATCTAACCCTATTGAGCAACAGTTAGGCAGATTTCAAGTGGTGAGTGCTTGCTTTGTGGCGTTTGCACACGGATCTAATGATGTCGGAAATGCGATCGCGCCCTTAGCTGCGATCGTTTATATTAATCGTACAGGTTCCGTTCCCCTCAACGACTTCAACATTCCCCTATGGATATTAATACTAGGTGGTGCTGGAATTGTTGCTGGTCTTGCTGTCTGGGGTAAAAAAGTTATTGCCACCATTGGCGAAAGCATAATTTCTCTACAGCCTAGTAGTGGCTTTTGTGCCGAACTTGCCACCGCTACCACCATATTAGTAGCCTCCCGCTTAGGCTTACCTGTCTCCACATCTCACGCCTTAGTGGGTGCGGTTGTCGGCATTGGACTATTAAAAGACTGGAAATCTATTAGCTTGCAAACCGTTCGCTCAATTGCGTTAGCTTGGATAATTACTATCCCTATTACTGCCTCTCTCGGAGCAATTATCTTTCTATCACTCCGTCTACTGATGGAAAGCAGTCAGATATAG
- a CDS encoding type II toxin-antitoxin system RelE/ParE family toxin: protein MTRRIFITPKANQDLDDIFNYLTQNNPDAALRFFDATRQTIAQLAQNPGMGSPYQLNNPRLAGLRKRGVKDFEKYLIFYFSQNDLLSVVRIIHAARDLPTIIEQE from the coding sequence ATGACCAGACGCATTTTTATTACACCCAAAGCTAACCAGGATTTAGACGACATATTTAACTACCTTACCCAAAATAATCCTGATGCTGCCTTGCGCTTTTTTGATGCTACCCGCCAAACCATCGCACAACTCGCACAAAATCCAGGTATGGGCAGCCCATATCAACTTAACAATCCACGTCTAGCAGGTTTGCGTAAACGGGGAGTTAAAGATTTTGAAAAATACCTAATTTTTTATTTTTCTCAAAATGATTTGCTTTCAGTAGTGCGGATAATTCATGCAGCCCGTGATTTACCTACAATTATCGAACAAGAATAA
- a CDS encoding NAD(P)-dependent oxidoreductase, which yields MIKVAFIGLGVMGSPMAINLLQSSYTVVGWNRTPNRPLVQKAAQAGVQILPTIAEAVKDADFIFICVSDVEDVKVVIFGEGGIAENAKSNALIVDFSTIGTTAARDISAQLQPRNLRFIDAPVSGGDIGAQKGTLTIMVGGDKADFDQCLPLLQTMGKKIIHCGAVGNGQAVKLCNQILGAVHMVALCEAMQVAEQLDIDPNLMIEVCSSGAAGSWALSNLGGKIAESDFAPGFMIKHILKDLRLVQESLADTDINLPGVKLSDRLFKIVQDMGGAEQGTQAMIRAYKESNM from the coding sequence GTGATCAAAGTTGCCTTTATCGGATTAGGTGTCATGGGTAGCCCAATGGCAATTAACCTATTACAGAGTAGTTATACAGTTGTTGGATGGAATCGTACCCCAAACCGCCCCCTAGTCCAAAAAGCGGCGCAAGCAGGAGTACAAATTCTTCCTACCATTGCTGAAGCAGTCAAGGATGCAGACTTTATCTTCATTTGTGTTAGTGATGTTGAAGATGTGAAGGTAGTTATCTTTGGTGAGGGTGGTATTGCGGAAAATGCCAAATCTAATGCTTTAATTGTCGATTTCAGCACTATTGGCACAACTGCCGCCCGTGATATTTCTGCCCAACTCCAACCCCGTAATTTGCGGTTTATAGATGCCCCTGTTTCCGGTGGGGATATTGGCGCACAAAAAGGCACTCTAACTATTATGGTTGGCGGTGACAAAGCTGATTTTGATCAATGCTTACCTTTACTACAAACAATGGGTAAAAAGATTATTCATTGTGGGGCAGTAGGTAATGGTCAAGCAGTGAAACTGTGCAATCAAATCTTAGGTGCAGTTCACATGGTGGCATTATGTGAAGCTATGCAAGTTGCCGAACAACTAGATATAGACCCCAATTTGATGATCGAAGTTTGTAGTAGTGGGGCTGCGGGTTCTTGGGCATTAAGCAACTTAGGCGGAAAAATTGCTGAGTCTGATTTTGCCCCTGGTTTTATGATTAAACACATTTTAAAGGATTTGCGTTTAGTTCAAGAAAGCCTCGCAGATACCGATATTAACTTACCTGGCGTGAAATTAAGCGATCGCCTATTCAAAATTGTCCAAGATATGGGCGGTGCTGAACAAGGTACACAGGCAATGATTCGCGCCTATAAAGAAAGCAATATGTAG
- a CDS encoding GAF domain-containing protein, with product MKSQTNKKPKILVVDDEPDNLDLLYRTFYRDYRVLRADSGPAALEMLDQEGDVAVIISDQRMPMMSGTEFLSRTAVKYPDIIRIILTGYTDVEDLVEAINAGKVFKYVTKPWDAQELKEVVRQALDTYNVVKLRTQELYRTLRRESLLNTVINTIRNAQYTRQGESPLRQILQTIVESVGQMLEADICILRPIIDEQMAEEWFVYEKPKVITEQADSEATAEKIDAHNYAVLGQTVWETREVQVVNDIATTEHFEASNTENQERIIAYQKADIRSSLVVPLITQNELMAVLALHQCGQPRNWQDDEIQLAVMVADQAVLALSQVRAYEQVHALAQRATLVNTITTAIRSSLDPQDIFAAITQQLGQALKVDGCALSLWTEEDEFVQCVGLYDSTQPSALSGKQLEEELKANNGSLKHALPQSLVPIPENPVLQQLLKTQKPVVSNDLEGNSQLGGTDLPLREPAKALLVVPLIVDGKIIGSISLRQTERLRRWQQTEIELAEAVASQAAIAVQQAKLYQKTQENERRVQQLNTYLTESVLKRFLPPGMVKQCATGTMSLDLRPEPRLITILFSDIVGFTQLSNTLRSRRVAQLLNEYLEAMTKAVFDNGGAVDKFMGDAILALFGAPEELTPNEQVRRSIAAARQMHKSLEELNQRWQEQGIVGSEGRPPVQFRCGIHQGTAVVGMFGSAERSDYTAIGPSVNIAARLQVAAEPNSILVSAVVADYLEDEEITKGSSLNLKGIDETVLTFSVDVNPVVKKTTNSPSTGFGWDFKF from the coding sequence ATGAAATCTCAAACAAACAAGAAGCCAAAAATTCTGGTTGTCGATGACGAACCAGATAACCTCGACCTGCTTTACCGTACTTTTTATCGAGATTATAGGGTTTTGAGAGCAGACAGCGGGCCTGCTGCGCTTGAGATGCTTGATCAAGAAGGCGATGTAGCAGTAATCATCTCAGATCAACGTATGCCAATGATGAGCGGTACGGAGTTTCTTAGCCGCACCGCCGTAAAATACCCAGATATTATTCGGATTATATTAACTGGCTATACTGATGTCGAAGATCTTGTAGAAGCGATTAACGCAGGCAAGGTCTTCAAATACGTTACTAAACCTTGGGATGCTCAAGAACTTAAGGAAGTAGTGCGTCAGGCGCTAGATACTTATAACGTTGTTAAATTACGTACCCAGGAACTTTATCGGACGCTGCGCCGTGAATCGCTATTAAATACTGTTATAAATACCATTCGTAATGCTCAGTACACGCGGCAAGGGGAGTCACCCTTGCGGCAAATACTACAGACCATTGTAGAATCAGTCGGTCAAATGCTAGAGGCAGATATTTGTATTCTGCGTCCCATCATTGATGAGCAAATGGCAGAGGAATGGTTTGTTTATGAAAAGCCAAAAGTAATTACGGAACAAGCAGATAGTGAAGCAACTGCTGAAAAGATAGATGCTCATAACTATGCGGTTTTGGGGCAAACAGTCTGGGAGACGCGCGAAGTACAAGTAGTTAACGATATCGCTACTACAGAACACTTTGAAGCTAGTAACACAGAAAATCAGGAACGAATTATCGCTTATCAAAAAGCTGACATTCGTTCCAGCTTGGTAGTGCCACTAATTACTCAAAACGAATTAATGGCAGTTTTAGCACTACACCAGTGTGGACAACCCCGTAATTGGCAAGATGATGAAATTCAATTGGCGGTAATGGTAGCCGATCAAGCAGTGCTGGCTCTTTCCCAAGTACGAGCTTATGAGCAAGTTCACGCTCTAGCTCAACGAGCTACTTTAGTAAATACAATTACTACTGCTATTCGGTCTAGTTTAGATCCCCAAGATATATTTGCTGCAATTACTCAACAGTTAGGGCAAGCACTTAAAGTTGATGGCTGCGCCTTATCTTTATGGACAGAAGAAGATGAGTTTGTTCAGTGTGTAGGATTGTATGACAGCACTCAACCATCAGCACTGAGCGGAAAGCAATTAGAAGAGGAACTAAAAGCTAATAATGGTTCGCTCAAACACGCTTTGCCTCAGTCATTGGTTCCCATTCCTGAAAATCCCGTCTTACAGCAGTTACTAAAGACTCAAAAACCTGTAGTGAGTAATGATTTAGAAGGTAATTCTCAACTAGGTGGGACAGATTTGCCACTGCGAGAACCAGCAAAAGCATTATTAGTTGTGCCGTTGATTGTTGATGGCAAGATTATTGGCAGTATATCACTGCGACAAACCGAAAGGTTACGCCGTTGGCAACAAACAGAAATTGAATTAGCCGAAGCCGTAGCATCTCAAGCGGCGATCGCAGTTCAGCAAGCTAAACTGTATCAAAAAACCCAAGAAAATGAGCGACGGGTACAACAGCTTAATACTTACCTAACTGAGTCGGTACTAAAACGGTTTTTACCCCCAGGAATGGTCAAGCAATGCGCGACTGGCACTATGTCACTGGATCTCCGTCCAGAACCCCGCTTAATTACGATTTTATTTAGTGACATTGTTGGCTTTACCCAACTTTCTAATACTTTGCGGTCGCGTAGAGTGGCACAGTTGCTTAATGAATACCTGGAAGCAATGACCAAAGCTGTGTTTGATAACGGCGGGGCAGTCGATAAGTTTATGGGAGACGCGATTTTAGCTTTGTTCGGTGCGCCAGAAGAATTAACACCAAATGAGCAGGTGCGACGCTCAATAGCTGCTGCACGGCAAATGCACAAGTCTCTAGAGGAACTCAATCAACGCTGGCAAGAACAAGGCATTGTTGGCTCAGAAGGTCGTCCTCCAGTACAATTTCGCTGTGGCATCCATCAAGGAACTGCTGTAGTCGGGATGTTTGGGAGTGCTGAACGCTCAGATTACACTGCTATTGGCCCAAGTGTAAACATAGCAGCACGCTTGCAAGTAGCAGCCGAACCCAACTCAATTTTAGTGTCAGCAGTTGTGGCAGATTATTTGGAAGATGAAGAAATTACCAAAGGTAGTTCTCTGAATCTTAAAGGTATTGATGAAACTGTTTTGACGTTCTCGGTTGATGTTAACCCTGTGGTGAAAAAGACTACAAATTCCCCAAGTACAGGATTTGGTTGGGATTTCAAGTTTTAG